A region of Pyxidicoccus parkwaysis DNA encodes the following proteins:
- a CDS encoding Ig-like domain-containing protein, translating into MKTRLPLRFVLILALGLASACGPSPDSITVQPLPTKYLRTPGQNVKLDYVVLDKEGHQMVEPKLRWTSSASDVALVQDGVVTVRKSGKTTIGVTGGNIRTAIPLDLTILNSLDVKAPGADFMEVGRTIKLRVVARNEQGESLSDAAPEFRSSDEAVVRVEDGQLIAVRPGAATVTATLGHLTRAIAVQVVPPDFARLGLNLTHFEFQRVGQSVQLQARAYNRNGAVLESVPLEWFSSDANVVSVSQDGRVTAVGSGRAVVSVVAGRRRTAAELVVK; encoded by the coding sequence GTGAAGACGCGCCTTCCTCTCCGTTTCGTCCTCATTCTCGCCCTCGGGCTCGCGAGCGCCTGCGGTCCGTCCCCTGACTCCATCACCGTCCAGCCGCTGCCGACGAAGTACCTGCGGACGCCGGGGCAGAACGTGAAGCTGGACTACGTGGTCCTCGACAAGGAGGGCCACCAGATGGTCGAGCCGAAGCTGCGGTGGACCAGCTCCGCTTCGGATGTGGCGCTCGTCCAGGACGGCGTGGTGACGGTGCGCAAGTCGGGCAAGACAACCATCGGCGTCACCGGCGGCAACATCCGCACGGCGATTCCGCTGGACCTCACCATCCTCAACTCGCTCGACGTGAAGGCGCCGGGCGCGGACTTCATGGAGGTGGGGCGCACCATCAAGCTGCGCGTGGTGGCGCGCAACGAGCAGGGCGAGTCGCTCTCCGACGCGGCGCCCGAGTTCCGCAGCTCGGACGAGGCGGTGGTGCGCGTGGAGGACGGCCAGCTCATCGCGGTGCGTCCGGGCGCGGCCACCGTCACCGCCACGCTGGGGCACCTCACCCGTGCCATCGCGGTGCAGGTGGTGCCGCCGGACTTCGCGCGCCTGGGCCTCAACCTCACCCACTTCGAGTTCCAGCGCGTGGGCCAGTCCGTGCAGCTCCAGGCGCGCGCCTACAACCGCAACGGCGCCGTGCTGGAGAGCGTGCCGCTGGAGTGGTTCAGCTCGGACGCCAACGTCGTGTCCGTGTCGCAGGATGGCCGCGTGACGGCGGTGGGCTCCGGCCGCGCCGTGGTCTCCGTCGTCGCCGGCCGGCGGCGCACGGCGGCGGAGCTCGTCGTCAAGTAG
- a CDS encoding TIGR02270 family protein: MSSRVRRAEVPGRVSPPVLLLRPDARLRWDVLEDHFEDACFLSSQWERALLSARYTLTEVARGHERRLRAHLDGLVVGGPEVDARLLEPALTEEDGEKVRVATSVLLQRADGKGVASVLALLRQGEEVRRAAARALGLSERPGLSEHLSRVLEAREEPEVVAAAVEALCVHGAAPGPLRLARLLAHPEPEVRLAALGAARRWPGEVEANEVCRVLASPAPRLRAAALVAGLVSGQFTVWRACQYAAEALDVAGRTARLLLALGGDTDEVARLVKLLEVPLLRGDTLWALGFSGRRLAAEACLPWLGDASLGRLAAEAFCAITGLQLEKRYARSPTGEDTLPLDEDGCTHLLPGLEEDLSLPDAAEVERWWAEARKDFDGQMRYLGGQPFSAIRLLDTLESCSMRRRPVLSLELAIRTGGAHVVETRTWACVQERQLAAARAWRGGSTLQPFATWMRR, encoded by the coding sequence ATGTCCAGCCGGGTACGCCGTGCGGAAGTCCCGGGGCGGGTCTCGCCTCCCGTGCTGTTGTTGCGGCCGGATGCGCGCCTGCGCTGGGACGTGCTGGAGGACCACTTCGAGGATGCGTGCTTCCTCTCCTCGCAGTGGGAGCGAGCCCTCCTCTCCGCCCGCTACACGCTGACGGAGGTGGCCCGGGGACATGAGCGTCGCCTGCGGGCGCACCTGGATGGACTGGTCGTCGGTGGCCCCGAAGTGGATGCGCGCCTATTGGAGCCGGCACTCACGGAAGAGGACGGAGAGAAGGTGCGAGTCGCCACCTCCGTCTTGTTGCAGCGGGCTGATGGGAAGGGCGTGGCGTCCGTGCTGGCGTTGCTGCGCCAGGGCGAGGAGGTGCGGCGTGCCGCAGCACGAGCGCTGGGCTTGAGCGAGAGGCCGGGACTGTCCGAGCACCTGTCGCGGGTACTGGAGGCGCGGGAGGAGCCGGAAGTGGTGGCCGCGGCCGTGGAGGCCCTCTGCGTGCACGGAGCTGCTCCCGGCCCGCTGCGGCTTGCGCGGCTGCTGGCTCACCCAGAGCCCGAGGTACGACTGGCGGCGCTGGGGGCGGCGCGGCGCTGGCCGGGGGAGGTGGAGGCGAATGAAGTCTGTCGGGTGCTTGCCTCGCCCGCGCCCCGGCTTCGGGCGGCGGCGCTGGTGGCCGGACTCGTGTCCGGGCAGTTCACGGTATGGAGGGCGTGCCAGTACGCGGCGGAAGCGCTGGATGTGGCCGGCCGCACGGCGCGGCTGTTGCTCGCTCTGGGCGGCGACACGGACGAGGTCGCGCGACTGGTGAAGCTGCTGGAGGTGCCGCTGCTGCGCGGGGACACCCTCTGGGCGCTGGGCTTCTCCGGCCGGCGGCTTGCCGCCGAGGCGTGCCTGCCATGGTTGGGAGACGCGTCGCTGGGACGCCTCGCGGCCGAAGCCTTCTGCGCCATCACCGGCCTGCAACTGGAGAAGCGCTACGCGCGGTCTCCTACCGGAGAGGACACACTTCCGCTGGACGAGGACGGATGCACCCACCTGCTTCCCGGGCTGGAGGAGGACTTGTCCCTGCCCGATGCCGCCGAGGTGGAGCGCTGGTGGGCCGAGGCGCGCAAGGACTTCGACGGACAGATGCGCTACCTCGGCGGGCAGCCCTTTTCCGCCATTCGGCTGTTGGACACGCTGGAGTCGTGCTCCATGCGGCGGCGGCCCGTGTTGTCGCTGGAGTTGGCCATCCGCACCGGTGGCGCCCACGTCGTGGAGACGCGCACCTGGGCCTGCGTGCAGGAGCGCCAGCTTGCCGCCGCCCGCGCCTGGCGGGGTGGCTCCACGCTGCAGCCCTTCGCCACGTGGATGCGTCGCTGA
- a CDS encoding DUF4150 domain-containing protein, with protein MGNNVGANGRSVVHQDSGGTTVAFPDVCKTPSPAGPVPIPYPNVAKSSDLAQPAKSVEVEGNPIGVKDSAFSTSTGDEAGTAGGGIFSGKTKGKAEFVTWSFDVKVEGKGVARALDLMTHNDKNTPPVPLVQPPVVGMGNRPEDAVCLCCKKKL; from the coding sequence ATGGGCAACAACGTAGGTGCCAACGGCCGAAGCGTGGTGCACCAGGACTCGGGTGGAACCACCGTGGCCTTCCCGGACGTGTGCAAGACGCCGAGCCCCGCCGGGCCCGTGCCGATTCCGTACCCGAACGTGGCGAAGTCCTCGGACCTCGCCCAGCCCGCGAAGTCGGTGGAGGTGGAGGGCAATCCCATTGGCGTGAAGGACTCCGCCTTCTCCACCAGCACCGGCGACGAGGCGGGCACCGCGGGCGGCGGCATCTTCTCGGGCAAGACGAAGGGCAAGGCGGAGTTCGTCACCTGGTCCTTCGACGTGAAGGTGGAAGGCAAGGGCGTGGCGCGGGCCCTCGACTTGATGACTCATAACGACAAGAACACGCCGCCCGTTCCCCTCGTGCAACCGCCGGTGGTGGGAATGGGCAATCGCCCCGAGGACGCGGTGTGTCTGTGTTGCAAGAAGAAGCTGTAG